Proteins encoded by one window of Puntigrus tetrazona isolate hp1 chromosome 25, ASM1883169v1, whole genome shotgun sequence:
- the gatd1 gene encoding glutamine amidotransferase-like class 1 domain-containing protein 1, translated as MTSKPTCLIVASAASAGVSARSFHQCFNLCSSVFNLQTATPGGKTIDFTGVDDSTARWVQEFSVKPYASPAKLESIDGARYQALLIPDCPGALNDLAHSGSLARILSHFISHQKPVCAVGQGVAALCCATEDQKWIFSGYSMTGPSVFELVRSPEFANLPLIVEDFIKDNGGSYTASVEDAVHVVLDRHLVTGQNVQSTTFAVNNLTLLCNSR; from the exons GAGTCTCAGCACGATCCTTCCATCAGTGTTTTAATTTGTGCAGTTCGGTGTTTAACCTGCAGACAGCGACACCTGGC GGGAAGACCATAGACTTCACTGGCGTGGATGACAGCACAGCCCGATGGGTGCAAGAGTTCAGCGTCAAACCCTACGCCAGCCCAGCCAAGCTGGAGTCTATCGACG GCGCCCGCTATCAGGCCCTCCTTATCCCCGACTGTCCGGGAGCCCTGAACGATCTCGCCCACAGCGGATCCCTCGCGCGAATCCTGTCCCACTTCATTTCTCACCAAA AGCCTGTGTGCGCTGTGGGACAGGGTGTAGCCGCTCTCTGCTGCGCTACAGAGGACCAGAAATGGATATTTAGCGGCTACAGCATGACCGGG CCCTCTGTGTTCGAGCTGGTGCGTTCTCCTGAATTTGCCAACCTGCCGCTGATTGTGGAGGATTTCATCAAAGACAACGGTGGATCGTATACAG CGAGCGTCGAGGACGCCGTTCACGTGGTGCTGGACCGCCATCTTGTAACGGGCCAGAACGTTCAGTCCACAACATTCGCCGTCAATAACCTGACTCTGCTTTGCAACAGCAGATAA